A stretch of DNA from Methanobrevibacter wolinii SH:
GAATGTTTATTTTTTGGTTTTTAGAATCTTGAATATTAAATTTATATATTTATTTTTAGTTTTTAAGGTTCTAGAGAATAGTTTATATATTTATTTTTAGTTTTTAAGGTTCTAGAGAATAGTTTATATATTTATTTTTTAGTTTTAAAATTTTAAATAGAAAAGGTTTATATTATATTTTACAAATATTAACTTAATTTAATTATTTAAGATTTAATAGTGATTAATATGAAAATTCAAATTTTAGATACAACCTTGAGAGATGGAGAACAAACTCCAGGTGTTTCACTTACTTCAAGTGAGAAATTAAGAATAGCAAGAAAATTAGATGAAATTGGAGTAAACATGATTGAAGCAGGTTCTGCTATTACTTCAGAAGGAGAAAAAGAGGCTATTAAAGAAATCACTAAACAAGGTTTTGATGCAGAGATTTCAAGTTTTGCAAGATCTGTTAAAAAAGATATTGATGCATGTTTAGAATGTGATGTTGATGCAGTAAATCTTGTTGTACCTACAAGTGATATTCATATTAATTATAAATTAAAAACTACAAGAGATAAGGTACTTGATAGTATAGTGTCAAATGTTGAATATGCTAAAGATCATGGTTTAATTGTTGAACTTTCTGCAGAAGATGCAACAAGAACAGATATTAATTTTTTAATAAAAGCCTTTCAAACAGGTATTGATTGTGGAGCAGATAGATTATGTCCATGTGATACTGTAGGTGTTCTTACTCCTGAGAAATCATATGAATTTTATAAAAAATTATCTGTTTTAGATTCAAGTTTAAGTGCTCATTGTCATAATGATTATGGTCTTGCTGTTGCTAATACTTTACAAGCTATTCGTGGTGGAGCAAGTGAAATCCATTCTACAATAAATGGTATTGGTGAACGTGCAGGAAATGCAGCTCTTGAAGAAATTATAGTAGCATTTAACAATCTTTATGAAGGAAAATATACTACTGATATTAAGATTAATCAATTATACAATACTTCAAAATTAGTTTCAAGATTAACTGGTGTTTATTTACAACCTAATAAAGCAATTGTTGGAGAAAATGTATTTGCTCATGAATCTGGTATACATGCAGATGGAGTTATTAAAAATGCTTCAACTTATGAATCTATTACTCCTGAATTATTAGGCCGTCATAGAAAATTTGTAGTTGGTAAACATACAGGAACTAAAGGATTAA
This window harbors:
- a CDS encoding (R)-citramalate synthase, with translation MKIQILDTTLRDGEQTPGVSLTSSEKLRIARKLDEIGVNMIEAGSAITSEGEKEAIKEITKQGFDAEISSFARSVKKDIDACLECDVDAVNLVVPTSDIHINYKLKTTRDKVLDSIVSNVEYAKDHGLIVELSAEDATRTDINFLIKAFQTGIDCGADRLCPCDTVGVLTPEKSYEFYKKLSVLDSSLSAHCHNDYGLAVANTLQAIRGGASEIHSTINGIGERAGNAALEEIIVAFNNLYEGKYTTDIKINQLYNTSKLVSRLTGVYLQPNKAIVGENVFAHESGIHADGVIKNASTYESITPELLGRHRKFVVGKHTGTKGLNNRLKELGIEVNKEQLYKIFEQVKSFGDKGKCVTDVDLQAIADNVLEKELKQKVNLEEFTVVSGNKVTPTASIKLKIDNKEVLEAGMGLGPVDAAINAVNRSINEFTNIKLEEYHVDAITGGADALIDVIVKLRKGDTILSARATEPDIINASIEAYLSGVNRILEVDENKKENKIILK